The Vibrio penaeicida sequence TAGGTTCTTCCTGAACGGCGATATAAATATCCCCTTGTTTTGCTGGCGGTCTAATATCGGCATCTGGAAGGTGATGTTTGATGTCATCTATAGAGATGGAAGGTCCCGCAAATACAATGATGCTCATGGTGTTTGCCCTTTGAATTCTTGCATAACGCGTTGCCCCCGCTGGCCAAATACATACCCCGGTACCTCGTGCAGCCCTTCAAGACCGGGGGCAATAACGCGAACCACTGGGATTTCAAATTCTGGTTTGGTGAGATCGACAGCAATGGGATTAGGGAGGGCTTGTTGCTCCAACTGAGCACAGAGTAAAACCAAATCCTCTTCGAGCGTATCGTTGTCCCAGCTATCAATGGAGTCAAAGTTGATATATGAAGGCGCACTCATTATTTCGTCGCGAATATAGCGCTGCTTTTCGAGTTGTTGTCGAGACTCGTATTTGTTCAAGCTGATGTCATCGCGTGACCCTGAAATTAGGGTTAAACGAGATTGAATGGCTTCGGTTATGGCTCGCATGATGGCGACGTGTTTGTCTGGGTGTGTTCCTGAGCCTGATATGGCGTAAAGAGGACGATACTGATTTTCATGTTCGTTGATGATCATACAAAAGAAGGTGGGTGTGCCAATGTTGGACGTCACATCCCAAACACTGATCATGACACCAGCTTGTTCGATTTGCTCTAAAAGCGATCGAATGGTTGGGTCATTGATGGTCGAGGTATCGACTTTCTTTTTTGCTTGATGCGTTTTGGGTAACAGAGACCATAAGGCGAGTGCATCGCGCTCAATCACTTCACAAAGTGCGTGGCAGGTGGCTTCTTCAATGGTATTTCCAGATGCCAGCCCATTGGTACTGAGCTGAAAACAGCCACTTCCTTGCGGTAATGGGAGAGTAAAATCGCAATGCACCAGATCGTAGGGAACAAATTGAGCTCGCTTTGATTGAATCTGTCTGCCTTGAATCCAAACCCGCCTAGAATCTGGGCAAAACGAACTCACGTCCATTTTCGGAAGAGATTCGATGTCGACCACGTCATTGCTCTTAACCAATTCGTTGTAGCTTGTAAAATGTACGGGAAGGCTAATGTTTTCGGCGTGGTAGGTTTCTATTGCTTCCATCGCCGCAGAGGCTTTTGCGGCTGCCAGTGAAACGCCTTTGCCTTGAGATACGGCGACGGCTTTTGCATTGGGTCGACAAGCGGTGACAACAGGAATACCGATGTCATCCAGCCCGGTGACATTCGCAAGTCGGGTAATGCCCATAGCAGAGAAGAGCGGACGAATCCGCTCCAATGTTTGCTCGGGACTGACGGTACGGTGGGTGCCAATCCGATATGTTTTCATGAATCAGCCACTCAATCAGGACTTGAATGTTCTAAGGTTTGCAACATAGCAAGCGGCGGCTGAACCACCGTTAACTTGATGGTGGCTTTCAAAATCTTCAGGGTTCATTGCGCCAGACTGGACACAAGTTTGCCCATAATAAAATTCTAGGAGCGACTTAGTGTCTTCTAGGGTGGCAATCTTGTTGTCAGAAATTTCATATTCATCTAAGACACTTGCTGGAATGTAACTGATGCAATAGCCGTAGGCATTGTTAGGCGAGCGCACCTTGGCAGGGTGTTTATAAAATGCGATGTACAGATTATCTTCATCAGGATTTTGCCCTAATTGATACAGTCTGTTTTCTGGCACTTCTTGTAAACCTTTATGCGCTTCATCTGTCAGTGGTTTATCCTGCTTTAATTTGCTTTCGGGTTTTAGGTTTAATAAGTCTAGACGATTCAGTGTGATACGGCGGAGATCAATAAAGTACCCAGGTCTTTTTTGTGGGTGCGAGCTAGGTTGAGTTTCCAGATTCCAATCAATGACTTTGGTTACAGTAGGACCAGCTAAGTTGAGTGGAAAACTGCCGTTTTTATCTGCAAAGAAGTACTTTCTTTTGTCTGCATTTCGAGTGATTGACTCAATGATCACACTTTCATTGGCGTAATCCTCGTATTCAAGGTGCGCAATTTTTCCATTGGCGCGCAAAATGAAAATATCGTTCATGGACTCGATGGTGGTTTTTTCTGGTGTATCTGACATAGCGTTTCCTTTTACTACTTAAATAAATTGATGTGATTTAGATAGAACGGACAGCTCCATAAGGTATATGTGTCGATTCTCTCTACTGGAATGAGCGAGGTTTTCGAGGCAGCTTTCAATGTCACTTGGTAATTGTGCTTGGTGCTGGTTTAACAAGCAGGTTGCTAGCATTGATATATCTGGTGAGCATTCATTCGCAACACTGTCGTCGACTAGACAAATAGCTATTGCATGAAGGTGAGAAAGCCATAGGAACGGGAATTGAGTTGAGGGGGTGTTCCATATATTTAAACACTGACCGAGATAGGTATTGGAAAGGCTAATATCTCCTTCTCTATAGCTGCACCATGATAGGTTTGCGAGAGCAGCGGCGATGTAGTCGTGCATTGATGCGCTCTGGGATAAGCTCAGCGAATGGGAAGCGAACTCGCGTGTTTTCTGAGTATTTCCCATCAACCGATAAGCAACGGCTAAATAGGTGTAACACCGAGTTTGAAGAACTTTATCGTGCAGGCGCTCTGCGTACTTTAATGCCTCTTCCAGATAGACCAAAGCAGGCTCAATGTCTTGAAGGTGGCACAAACAAAAACCACGGTTAAATAGAGCATTGGCAATAAGGGGGTCATGCCCACTAAGCTTGGCGGCTTCTAATCCTTTTTGCGCTATCTCTAATTGGTTTTTATCGAGAACGTATCGCTGTGTGCGTAGGTAAAAGAGAAGCAAGTTGTTGTAGTGCGCCGATATCTGCTCATGGTCCGACAACGCTAACACGATAGGCTCGACCTCTGAGTGGATAGCGTGCATGTTCTCGGTGTTTCCTAGCCAATACTGAACATATAATTCGGCATTTTTCAGATCCAGCCAGGTTTGCCACCATTCCGATTGAGTTGGTTCTGGAGAATGTTCGAGTTGCTGGAGCGTAATTTTTGCTTTCTGGTAGTAGTCCAATGCTTGCTGGTGTTCGTTGACGACTTCGTGGGTTTTTCCTTGCGCAAGCTGAGTTTTGGCTAGCGCTAAATGGTGACGATTGATCTGATAGATAACGGATAAATCGTCAAAAATCTCACGTGACTCTGTGTGCTGCCCATCGAGCACTAAGTTGGATGCATAACCTTCCAATATCCTGACTTTAAGCTGAGCTTGCTCCTGAGTTTCGTCGCAGGAGAGACAGAGAGGCAGCGCCGCTTGGTACAACGTGATGGCGTCTTCAACGGCGTAAATGGCGGAGGCGCCC is a genomic window containing:
- a CDS encoding YcaO-like family protein, with product MKTYRIGTHRTVSPEQTLERIRPLFSAMGITRLANVTGLDDIGIPVVTACRPNAKAVAVSQGKGVSLAAAKASAAMEAIETYHAENISLPVHFTSYNELVKSNDVVDIESLPKMDVSSFCPDSRRVWIQGRQIQSKRAQFVPYDLVHCDFTLPLPQGSGCFQLSTNGLASGNTIEEATCHALCEVIERDALALWSLLPKTHQAKKKVDTSTINDPTIRSLLEQIEQAGVMISVWDVTSNIGTPTFFCMIINEHENQYRPLYAISGSGTHPDKHVAIMRAITEAIQSRLTLISGSRDDISLNKYESRQQLEKQRYIRDEIMSAPSYINFDSIDSWDNDTLEEDLVLLCAQLEQQALPNPIAVDLTKPEFEIPVVRVIAPGLEGLHEVPGYVFGQRGQRVMQEFKGQTP